DNA from Strigops habroptila isolate Jane chromosome 6, bStrHab1.2.pri, whole genome shotgun sequence:
TCTTCCCGTGTATCACTTTGGTGTCATGGGTGTGGGGCTGTCAGAGGTGTGTATTGATCACAGTTCAGAGAGGTCTGGCTGCAGAACCTCTCCTGGCATTCCCCACCCAGGAGGTGAATGAACCACACAGCACACAGAAATCGTATCTGCCCATCTTTACTTCAAAGCAGTGAACACCGTGTCTGTCACACCATGAATACAGTGCTGGGAGCTCCACTGCGagtgctgctcttcctccatGGCTGGGCACTTTCAcaatcattttccttttttgggtGGTGGGATGCAGCAGTACATCTTCCCGCAGGATTGGCTGAAAGTCCACTCATCCCTCTTGGCACACATGTGGGAACAGTACCCACCACAACTGCCCTTGGACTGCCCATACCCTGTgatgggaaggagagagaaatgggtTGAAAGAGAAGACATCAGGTATCATAGGAGGGCAGATCCCCAGAAGTTATCTCCTTGCTGGTTCCAGGGTGGTACTGATGCACAGGGTACCTTCAGGTTCAGACCAACATAGAATAGGACCTATGCTTTCTGTCCCCATTGAGCTGGATTCCTAAAAGTCATCCCTCTACATATGTCAGCACTGCAGCTTGCTGGCAAGATGTGCAGGACACACAGGCTTTTGCAGTGTTGCATTCATCTTACTTCAAATCTGTTGTGCGAGGTTGCGTAAACCATCAGCCAGAGCCAGCCGCGGGTAGCTGATCTCCACCGCAAACCCGGGTGAGATGAACCACCTCCCACCACCCCAATGTAAAAAGGCTGGAGAGGGGACAACAACCCATTCCCGAGCCTCACTTTCTTCACCCCCATTCATTGCCATCTTACCTGGGGTGGccaaggagaaaagcaggagcaCAGCAAAAACCACACAGAGCACCTTCATGTCTGGAGGCTAGCAGAGACCTCAGCACACTGGGAGCAAAGTGGGTGTGAGATGGCCACAGTGGGGAACTTCGGAGGTCCTGGGTTTTATAGAGGGACTCCTGCCACAAGCAGtgtggcaggaggagaagcTTGAGCAAACACATCTCCAAGGAGGCGTTGTTAGCTGGCCGGTGTGTGCAGTGTCACCCCGACCCACTGGTCCCGCTCACAAAGGCATCTGCCAGAAAGGTCCATGCTCCAGTGGCTTCTCCTCACTGCTCACATGGGGACAATTCCCAGATCCAGCTGCCAGGACTCCGCCGCCAGCACAAACAGAGCCGccaggctcagctctgctcaaCCCAGTGCCAGCAGGGGCTGCCAacaacagagctgctgcccagaggTGCAGGAATTCAGTCTGGGCACCTTCCTGATAAGCCCTGGACACAGTCTGCAAGGCACAGACACAATGGACATTACTGGGAATAGATCCATCATGGGGAATAGTTTTCAGGGTGCATCCATCCCCAAACAGTGGTAGTGAGGTTCCTCAAGGGTCTCCCCCCAGTGTGGTGCTCTGCAACATCTTTGAAgatcatagactggtttgggttggaagggaccttaatgctcatccagttccaaccccttgccatgggcagggacaccttccactggaccaagttgctccaagacctgtccagcctggccttgaacactgccagggatggggcagccacagcttctctgggcaccctgtgtgAGGGCCTCATCACCCTGACTGTAAAAAAGTGCCTCGTTATGTCTAGTCTGAATCtatcctcttttagtttaaaaccattacctttTTCCAGTTCCTACAGGTCCTACGAAAAAGTTTGTCCCCGTCTTTTTTCTAAGCCCTGTttaagcactggaagctgctctaaggtctctttggagccttctcttctccaggctgaacaaacccagctctctcagcctgtctccatagcagaggtgctccagccctcgggGCGTCTTTGTGGTCTCCTCTGGtctcgctccaacagctccacgtccttcttatattgttgccccagagctggacacaggactgcagggggggtctcaccagagcagagcagagggtgagaatcccctccctcgacctgctggtcatgctgctggtgatgcagcccagggcacggttggtttctgggctcaagcacacactgaagctgggtcatgttgagcttctcattgaccaacacccccaagtcctcctcctcagggctgctttcaatcccttcatccctctgCCTGTACTGATACtgggggttgccctgacccaggtgcaggaccttgctcTTGGCCTGACTATCATCACGTTGATTTGTCCTGAGACATGTTTGGGTATTTTGCCTGAAGTCTTTCAGAAAGGACTATGATGCTGATTAAAAGGGGTGTAGGCAAACATGTAAATGAAGCTAAGTCATGAATTGCCATAAAACATTTGATCAGAAATCTGTTGTGAGTCCAGTTCTATCCTGCTAATCATTTGCATGGTTGTTTAGAGTGTGCTTACTAAATTCACAGATAAGAAGTTGCAAGGGGCTGCAAAGAGGACAGGATTAGCATTCCAGTGGATCATTTCATGCTAAAgagatagtaaaaaaaaattaaattaagtaATAGGTAAAGCTACCTTGTCTATACAGACAAGAATACTTAGCTGGAGAACACAGAACAAGGAGTTTATGGTTGTGTGGCAGTTCTTAAGGGAAAATTAGGGTTGCAGTAGATCATAGGTAGGCACAAATGAGCAACGTTATGGTATTGATAAACCAGCACCAACTGTACTACAAGTATAAACAAAAGCTAAGTTCATAAAACACGGGATGTACCCACTGCACTGCACACCCCTTGGAAAGTGTATCCATCTTGCTCTGTACACTGTGCTTCAATAAAGCAGTGAAAGCGGTGAAGAGAGATCAGAAAATGACAGGGAAgcaagaagacaaagaaaagagaaagtcaaaaaaaaagaaacaaaacaacaaaagtatgagaagaaagcagcatgaccagcaggtcaagagagggGATtctacccctctactctgctctggggagacccccctgcaaccctgcgtccagctctgggaccacaacataagaaggacatggagctgctggagcaagtccagaggaggccacaaagatgctccaagggtGGAGCgcctctgctatggagacaggctgagagagctgggctttttcagcctggagatgagaaggctccagggagaccttagagcagcccccagtgcctaaaggggccaacgAGGAACatggagagaggcttttgataagggcctgtagggacaggacaagggggaatggctttaaactgacagaggggagattcagatgAGGTCTGAGtaagaagctcttccctgtgagggtggtgaggccctggcacaggttgcccagagaagctgtggctgccccatccctggcagtgttcaagaccaggttgggtggggcttggaacaacctgctctagtggaaggttgctgtggcagggggttggaactgaatgagctttaagtaccttccaacccaaaatattctatgattctatgaaaatgtgACCAGCAAAAAAAGACTGAAGCAAGTGGAATAATAATGatgaggaaagagaagacagaaaacatcacAGTCCTTAAAtccagaaaaggaaatgcaCTGGAAGGATATCTTCTACTCTTGGTGGCCAGAAAAAGAAGTCCACGACTCCAGTCACAGCAAGAGGTCCTCACCTGAGCTATAGGAAAGCCTTTGTACAGCAGAAAAGATTGAATAGGGCGAGTGTGGAAACACCATCACTAAAGGTCTTAAACATAAAATTGACAAACCTCTTCTTGCCAACTATAGGCCATCAGGGGTGGGAGATAAGCAGTGCACACACCATAGTGTGATACCCCACAGACTGATTTCTTAATGTacaattttctggtttttggttctcatcttctcttttcagaGCACTCTCTTCAAGGGCTCCCAAACCTTTTCCTAACCAGCTTTAGGTGATTCAGACCCGTCATTTGTACAgagattatatattttttccaaattcacAACCTTAAACTAACTGATACTAGTTCAGCATTTGACATTTTGTTGCCCTGTTACTCAGTGTTGTAAGATCCATCTGCTGCCCTTCGCAGTTTTGGGTTTGATGGTATTCAATAAttttgcagcagcttctgccccTTCACCAGTCACCTCTCTTTTTTGCTGGCTGTTTATTAAGCTATTAAACAGCCCAGTGACCTGGGGTTGGAAAAGCTCctttgcagagctctgctcaaATTTGAAGCCTCAGGTCTGCCTGGAGGATTTGTGAGGAAGAGGTGATGATCAAAGTGTCTGTAAGTGGTCAGCTCATCCAGGCTTCTGAGAGCTGTCAGCCCCAGTGCTCCTGTCTGTCATTCATCAGAAGGGCAAGAGGAGACAACAATAGAGACTACATTGAACATGATGTTTGCTAAACTTATCAGAGAGATATTGCAGACATGGTTCCCTTCTCGAGTGGAGATGGGAACAAggggtcctttccaaaccaacaGCCCCGCATGGTCACCGGTCTGGACAATAGAGGGAGAGTTATCAGTGCATCGTGGCCACAACTCAGTGCTATTCCATGCATTTGCATCCCTGCCAGAGGTTGGGAAAGGCCTGAAACCCCGTGATACTCATCTTGTTCTCCCCTTATCATTATACCTGCAGATCTCCATCAGGTCCTTCTGACCCATCAGCACAGTCCTAACAACTCTGCTATTGACAACCCCTATTCATTTGTGCTCTCATCAAAGTCAGCATGCTGATATCGTATCTGATATTGGGTAACCAGGTCTGGGGGACAGAGGTGGCTGCCTTCACACTTGGGCACACATGGGCAATTCTGGTGCTCGTGCCGTCATTGCCCGTCCAGCACGACTTGGATGGATTCCCGTgtctccccagcatcctccactctgcagggagatgctctataaaacccagcagctgcagcctccctgTACATCACCTCCTCCCTTCGAGCTCTCTCCAAATCTCCTCTCTCCAGCCTCGCTGAGATCCTGCATCAACTCCAGCCATGAAGTTCCTTTACCTTGTCTTCGCTGTCTTCCTGCTGGTCTCCCTGGCCACTCCAGGTAAGATGACAAATAGGGTGAGATGAGCTTTATACTAGCTCTATGCTACTTTTAAAGTATATCTTTAGCTCCTGAAAATAGTTATGAATATCTGAGGTGCCTGCTATAACCTGGATGGGTACTTTAATAACTTGTTTCAAAGGACAATGAAATAAGGACTACCTTAGAGAGATTTGTGTAGGAGTAACTGAGGTTAAAACTTCACCATGCAGTTCGGGACTGAGTCGCAGGCTGGGCAAGAGGCTAGATGTGGCCACTTCTCTTGAGGACTCAGAGAGTTTCATAGTAGCAGAGGGACTCTTCTATGCAAATCGATTTCTCTGCCAATGCTTAATCCTGGGGACATTTGATTTACTGATGTGACATAGATATTACTGCTTATACCTGTCTCTGGGACTGCAAGGCTGCTGTGGGGCCAATTTCAAGACCTTTGCAGCATCCTTTCAGCCATTTCTGAGTAAGAGGGCAATTTTTAAAAGCGTGAGTACAGAGACCTGAGTTGACAGCTaagatttgaaaaatgcttgatgttgcttttgctgttttgctcTGAGAACACTGATTCTGTCTCTGAAAGAGAGGTGCAACATCTGCGCAGTCTTGCATAGATGAGCATCTTTATGAAATTTACTTTTGGGCTGTCTCTCAGAAGGGGAATGAATGTGTTCTCCTTAGGAGCATCTCTTTCCAGAACCACACCTGTGTTATCAACTGGTCCTCTAGTCAccagctgggggaagaaagatgCACCAGGACCATCTCAGGCTTGTGCTCTTCAAGGTCCTTTCCTGCTTTGGGGCTGGGCTTGGGTAGGAATGTGGATGTGTGGGAGTATGGACCAGGACCTCCTCATGAGCAGGGTCTCATCCTTGTGACCACTTGTGCCACACTTGTACCTGGAGGTGACAGGAGGGCAAGACAGTGGCGCACAGAGACATCTCTCCTGATCCAACCACTCTCCCTCTGTCTCCCCCTTGCAGGCTATGGGCAGATCAGGAAGCACTGCCCCAAGGTGGGCTACTGCTCCAGCAAGTGCTCTAAGGCGGACGTGTGGTCCTTCTCCTCCGACTGCAAGTACTACTGCTGCCTCCCGCCCGGCTGGAAGGGGAAATAGGAGCTGCAAAGGAAGcccctggggaagaggaggcacCGCGGTGGCTTTGGGAGCAGCTTCTCAACTGCCCAACCCAATTGTCACCCCCTCCTctctataaataaaaagagaaaaaaaggagatggaaCTTCAGTGTGTGGTGTGGTTACTGGTGTCCCCATGATCCCATATAAAGCATTAGCACAGGTTCTCCAAGCACAGCCCAAAGGCTCATCAGCACTAAAAAGGAGCCTGAACATCCACTGACaacctgcagagctgcccaTGGTCTATGGGGTAGGGAATTGGGAAGAAGgtatctttttctctcttgtcttCTCTATGGCCCTGAACACAACCCtctggagagaagggagaatctttcatttctttactgctttttcaGGCTACAGGCTTTATGAGGATGTCTTGAAAAATGTGGGTAGTTCAGCAATGTCTCCTTTAAGCATAAGACAGGCCTCTTTCCATGAAAATTTCAGCAGATGCCCAGGAGTGGGCTACAGAGAAGCAAATAGGCCCTCACAGGCCTCATGCGATGGGCTTTATTGAGTAGGTCTCCATGGACTATCAAAAGAGTGCAGACATCCAGAACAAAAGGAGCCACCCACATGAGAAATAAGAATACAGGTGTATTTATCTCTGAATTAATCCTGCTCAGGGTGGATAGACTTGGAGCAAGTGCTTCTGCAATTTTTGCTCTCCAGGGCAGATAGCCCCAGCATGCTCACAGGCAGTTCTGGAGGGAAAGATATAATCCTGTGCCAATATTGTTCAGTCTCAAATATTCACTCATTGCCAGGGAACACAATCTACACTGTCTCTACTTGGGTTCAGTCTCTTCTTGGACTGGAGGTGCTGTggtatttctttgcttctgcacaAGGGAGCAGGAAGTGAGGGAAGAAACTCATCAATCACAATCTGATATAAATGTAAATTCTTCTTCCCAGCTTGTAGTGAAGGAGGGTTTAGGTGGGCAATAAAAGCATAAGATACTTGCCACTCTTCTTTGGTCACCTCTGCACTTAGTGCTTTGCTATATTCTATTCATTTATGTTTACAAAGTCCAACACTCAGAGATGAAAAATGAGTTGCTATTTATGCTATCTGCAGAAAGTAGCTTCCAAATCTATTGGACATAGTTGATgtaggaaagcaggaaaaacttGGGGCATTTCAGAAGTGCTGTCTGTGTTTAGGAAACTGAATTGAGACCCAAATGATTAGCTTAGACTCATCTTCAGACAGTCAGAGCTTTTTATGCAGGAAAGACATTTCAGCTTTATAACAACTTGTATGTCCATTGCAGCCCTCTCAGGTCTCTGTTttagaagggaagaagaagaggtctAAAACTTGTTGCTGTAACACTGTCCACCACAACCATTCCTACAAGTCAACACCGCATCTCCTGATGAGGGGCTAATGGTCCCAATTGTCTGTTGGCAGCCAGATTGAAAGGAGTCCAGGTCTCAAGGGAGAGATGCCTGTACAGGCCACATAAGATGCCTTCAAAGAGCCAGTGACAAATGGGCACAGAGTGGACGTCTCATTGTCAGATGGCCACTGGGTTGGAGTGACATAATACCATGCTAAGCAGCAAACAATGTGTCCTTGTACAACAGCAAAGTCACACTCCTCCTTAACACTGTCCTCTCTGTCAAGAAATGCCTATAAATATCAGGGTCTCCAGCCTTTCTCTTAGCaacttctctgcaaagctgcatcCCAGACCTGCTGTGACCCTGGTGGATATCCAGTCATGAAGATCATCTATgttgtgtttgctgtttttctaaTGGCTTTGATAGCCACCCCAGGTAAGGTGGCAAATTATATGGAGATGAAATGAGAGATTATAGTGAACTGTAAAGGtattcaggttaaaaaaaagactttccCAGGAAAGTAGGTGTGGGTGGTGAGTCTTGTATGGAGATTTTGGTTGGGTTCAGCTCATGAGGCTTCTGGAGTGGAATTCAGCTCTGGAACCACACCAGCCTAGATTTAGAACCTCCCCTATCTGGAGGTCTCCATATGAACTGGGTCCCATCATGGTCATTGGATAGAGTCAGAGGAGTTCAGTTCATCTCAAGCTAAATACCCAGGGTGTGACTATACTGATAAATTCAGCAGTGCCAGGACTGAGGTCTCAGCTTGACATTCAAACTAAATCTTCCACACTTTTAATTGACAGCTCTGTCACTGGCTCAGTTTTGCTCTTGGCCAAATAACATGGACTAAAACCATTCCCAAGACAAGTGCTGACAGTGGCCAGGGTCCATTCCCAAGTATCAGTGTGGATGTGGACACgttttaaagagagattttactgtgtggtggtggtggtatttCTGTTGACCATGATGAATTAGTCAATGCAGATGtagctttctttccttttacaggCAAAAGCCAGCCAAAAAAGAGCTGCAGGGGGCATTGTTCCAGGACATGTGctaaaggagagaaggaagagcacaCTGAAGACTGCAGAAGGATGTACTGTTGCCTgacacacaggaaaaagaagtagAGCAAAGATTTTTGGTGATGAGAGGAGGGAGACAGTGATGTTTACATTagtttcttcttgtttgttgGAAATGGAGTTTGCTCCTCTCATTAAAAAATACCAGTTGTCACCCTGAAATGTGGCGTATGGTCCATTGACTTACAAAATATTGTGTGTAAAGTATCAGGAAAGATCTGGTAAGTCTTGCTAGATAGGTTCATGTTAATGGAGATTATACAGTCAAACGCAGATACGGCACTTTCTCATACCAACCTCTTCGCAACAGGGGTCATAAGTGAATTTATTAGTAGACTGTTCATGTGAAGTTGTGCCTTTGTGTGATTCAAATCCTGCAGAGATGGTGGGGTGGTATCAGAGAGAAATCCACTGTATGCCCTGTCACTCTCCTCCAGAGGTCCGTTCCACACTTGGACTGAGATTGATCTATCAGCAATGACCATCACCAAGGCTTTGCATGTTCTCTGTATCCATCACCAAACATGCCCCATTGGTAACTCTGAGGTGTGGCCTCTGAGCTCATGCTTACTTACTGGCCAAGTTGCAGTACAAGCCATCAGACTCCAGTAGGTCCCACAAAACCACTAAGTGTTATACTCGGAGCAGTTAGCCAGCATTGGCTGAAAGCTATGATCACCAAGATGTATAGTACACTGCCAACACCATCTTTGCCTTGTAGGACCAGAGACATCTATATAGGTTTTCATTACCTCTTTTTCTGGGCCAGACAATCTGACCCAGCAGCCCAGACATAATCCAATGAAGGTGATGTGGTTTCAGTTTCCAAAGCCcctttgtatttcttcagaagATGTCTTCAACATGAGAGTAACCTTCCAGGCATCTGGGATGTCCTAGCTCCAGCCCTCATCCCCCTGCACCGCCAATGCATTAGGAACCAATTCTCTAAAGCATTTGTATCCCATGATGTTGATGTTTCCCCCATTCTTCCCCCATTGTTTGTCCATAGGGAGCTCAGAAGACAGCAAATTCCTGCTAAAGCCTTCGGTTTGGACTGCAGCAGGGCCTTGGTCCTGGAGTCAGTAATACATGAGCAAAGCTCTCATTGGCTTAAATGGTGTAAGATCGAGACTAAAATGAGAGGGGAAATACAGTAATGACCACTGCTTtgtgagcagctctgtgccgTGCTGCAGAGGCGTTCTGTAAGCGCAGCCTCCTTCGTACTGAATAGCTGGAGAATtaagcaggaggagagagacGCAATCTGTCACATCTCACATAACAGATTGGACCTAGCTGGGGCTGGTACAGACTAAAAATTGTGCTGCGGCTTCTGAATATGCAAATTGCCACCAGCAATTAAGTATTGTCCCCAGATGGACTTAGTTTTTTCCCATTCAGCAGTCTTGTGTTCATCAGCCCCTGTTTTCTCCAAAGCAGGGTAACTCTCAGAGTTTGCACGATGAGGTAAATAGCCCATGGCATCCATTCTGGATCACAAGGAGACTCTTCCCAAGGAAGCAGCATGGGGAACTTACCCTTCAACCACTTATCCTTGGCCAAGGCAGCATCTCTTAGCATCACTAGGTCCACATGAAGGACTAAAATCCGGTGAATGTGAAAGTGATCTGTGACCCACTGGTGAAGGCAGAACTGCAGCCACTGACAATAGCAAAGAACCTGACCTTGTGCAGTGCAGagcttggaaaataaaaggaatagtCAGGGAAATACATCCTAAACCCTGGAAATTGTCCATGCTGACCCGATTTTGGAGGATCTCACCATGGTTTAGGCATGTGTTACCAAGCTGCTAAAAACAGTCCTCAGGCACTTGCCTTCCTGACACTCGTTTATATCTCACTCTGATGAAGAAATCCAACCAGGAATGTGCAGGGAACACAACGTGCCTGCCGCAAGGCACATCCTCATGTGTCATCTTTCTGCACAAGCTGGGCATCCTCTGCAATGTCTTGCAGCCTTTTTCTCCTGACTGTGTTGAAGCACATTCCCTGTGAATTATCCAGCCTCACTGCTGTGGGACAGTGCTGGATTAAACAGGCAGTCCACATggcctctttccttcccctttttgtcctgtgctttta
Protein-coding regions in this window:
- the LOC115609605 gene encoding small basic protein 1-like; translated protein: MKVLCVVFAVLLLFSLATPGYGQSKGSCGGYCSHMCAKRDEWTFSQSCGKMYCCIPPPKKGK
- the LOC115609603 gene encoding cygnin-like gives rise to the protein MKFLYLVFAVFLLVSLATPGYGQIRKHCPKVGYCSSKCSKADVWSFSSDCKYYCCLPPGWKGK